In Papaver somniferum cultivar HN1 unplaced genomic scaffold, ASM357369v1 unplaced-scaffold_117, whole genome shotgun sequence, the DNA window CTCATTACCCTTTAACTGACGAAGATACATTTTTTGGTGGCAGGTGACTTTTCACTATATTGTTTCAACGAATCAGGTCGTCGTATTGATAGTACCTATTTACAGGGAGCTCCAGCCAAAATTCGTGTTGGCACCAACGCGTTGGTTCCAGGTAAAATCCTAGACTTAGACTCGAAAATCGTTGTTCCTGCTCCTTTATCTGTGCATTGTTTTTGATTACATCAGTAGCTATACTAATACACGTATTACTGTAGGATTTGAGCAAGGAATTAGGGACATGAGACCTGGAGGGAAAAGAAGAGTAATCATTCCTCCAGATCTTGGACCTCCGGTGAGTGTCATCTCCttctcttccttttttttttgttttttttttgacttgAAAAGTTAATTGTATTGGATGGAACAAGGAGCCAAGAGTGTAAGCTTGTGAAACTCCAATAGAAAAACCAAACAAGAAAACATCCATCTATTCCTACAAGATCAAACTATTTCTTCTTCCCTGCAGATCTATGTCCCCTGCCCATTTTATCAGAGCTTGCATCTCCTTTCCAACCTAATTTTTCTATCTCTCTCTCCTTTTCAGTTTTCTGAGGTTTCTCATCTTTCTCATCCAAATCTTTGTACAAGATTTTCAATTGATCATCTGTACCTGCATAAGAGACTCCCAACAAGGCAGTCATTTGCACTTGTTTTACTAAGCTTTGTTCTCTAGTCTTGAGAATCCAAGCATTCTCCTTACTCATTTCTTCTCCTGCAGAGTTCACACCTTTGTCGGCATCAATTATTTGCGTTTCAGATTCTGTAAGATGTAAGAGTAACTTCCTCTGATTCATTAGCATCCGATTATAATTTCTTCCACCACACTGTCTTCCTCACTTACGTTTGCGTAGTTCAGAATCAAGAATGCTACAAGGATTCAATAATTCTGTACGCTTCTGAAATGTCCTGTCTGCTTTTTTTcccagatttcttcttcttctttgggttTAACCATTTTCCATCAGATGGATTAGAAACCATCTCCGAAACACCATTCCCTTCAGCACTTTCGGTTCCTTCTACAACAGTGGGTGTTGATTTGCCGGTATCAGCCTTTCCTGTTAGTTGCTCACGAACTGTCCCTTGCTGGATAGTGACATTCTCTTCCCTTACTCCAGCTGCTGCAGTATCCACTGGGATACTAGGGATGTTCTTTGGTATCCAAATGGTTTTAATCTTAGGTGCAAGTTTGCACTTACCACTAGGGTGACCAAAACTCTTACAGTGTGAGCATGAGGGGGGTTTCCATGGGACCACCAACTTTTCATTGTCAATTCTGTAAGGAATCTCAGCTGGAAAAGTGCAATCTGTATCAACTTCAACACATAATCTTGCATAATTCATCCTAGTAAAGCTGTAAATGCTTTCTAATTTGAATCTTAACTGCTTACACTTGTTTCTGCATATGAACATCAGGTTGGCCCGTCAACATTTTTCAGTGCCAAGCAGTTCGAGGTTTTTGACGTGGAATTGCTCAGTATACAAACTTGTGAAAGGAGAACGATATTAGCATTTTACTCTGATCTCGTGTGCAAATAAGAACGGACCATGGTTTTCGCCCTCATGTAATAGAAATCAATTTGCTTAGTTCTTTTTCACAATTTTGTAGTGAAATGTAAAGAACCGGCTATTCTGTTATGGCTCTTGCTGTTAGAGAAACCCATACAAAACTTGTAAAGAGATGTATCTAGAGATTATAAATTTAACTATATCATGCCAAATAGTACTACACAATTATGACGTGTTTGGTGCGAGGAAATGAAATCACTTTTCAGGAATGCAGTTCTGTTTAGTAAACAGAATTAGAGTGGGAATGGCGAACAGGATTCCTCccaaaaaaaaaagggaattCGAGACAGAAGAATACGTATCTTCACACAACAAATACACCTCGCTCTACAGAAAAGGGTACATAAATTCAAAATCATCAAAATCCCATCCGAGATGCAAATCACAAGCAATATTCAGGAAGCTCTAATCAATCTTGTGTCGGAAAGAAACCATTTACTGTAAATCCACCGTCGACACAGATGACTTGGCCAGTGATGTATGAAGCACTAGGAAGGCATAAGAATGCCACAAGAGATGAAACCTCATTTGGGTCCCCAAGACGCCTCATAGGAGTTCTGGCTATGATATAGTCTTCAACCCTTTCTACTAGCAGATTATGTTCTACAAGCCCGGTTCTAATAAACCATGGTGCTACACTATTGACCCGAATCTTATCTTTCGCCCATTCAAAAGAAAAGTTCTTTGTGATTTGATGAATAGCTCCTGATTCAAATAGAATACAAATTATCTTTTGGCAGCATTGAGCCTTGCATAATTTCAAACTATGGCGCGTATGAATCAGAATAATCAAAATTCAAATATACCGTTGCATGCCGCATAATTGGACACCTTTGGTGCAGCAGCAATGCCACCAACAGATGTAATGAAGACAATGCTTCCTGAACCAGATGCTTTCAAGAGAGGGTGTGCTAGTTTTGATAAATAGTATCCAGAGTCGAAGTTGATAGCCATAACTTTTGCGTGATCCTCATCTGTGTAATCCACGGTATCTTTGTACACAGCTCCTCCAACATTATTAACCTATTCCGGTACATAGACTCTCTCATCAGTTAAGGTTGGAAGGGGGGAAAAAATCTATTAGACAAATAATGAGGAAAATTTGTGGGATTTTTGTTGTGAATATACACTACTAGTTTTAGGATCTAATAATTTGGAAATGAGGACAATTACTCATACTGGCCCTTGTCAGTATGCAGTTGTAGTTTCAAATATTTGGTTAGTCAACAAAAGAAGTTGCAGACACTTACAAGGATGTTGAGTTTGTCACCAAAAACAGATGAAATAGTCTTGATTAACTTCTTTCTATCAACCGGAACCGTGGCATCACTGACTGTACCAGTTACTGTGTAACCTTTTTCTCTCCAATTTTGCAAGCACTGCTGGATATCAATTTCACACTCAACAAGAACAAGTATTtgacgaggttgaatcctcgggaaggaataagcAATTCTATAAACGATTCAGTTTCAGTACCACAAACATACAGATGGGTGACTTGAAATTTCTATGGTCTTTTAGAAATGGGGAGCTTTTAATCAAAAATGGATGTGACAACCTGTTATATGACCCCAAGGATGATAAGTTCAAAGTCTTAAAATTCCAGGGTATGGACGATATTGATTTGCGACGTAGCGTACTGTTGAATTATGTAGAGAGTTTAGTTTCACCTAACTCGATCAGATAAAGGTGTCATTTCCAAAATATTGCCTAGACAAGATATGCCTTTTCTACAAGATGAAACGCCAATTAATATGGTCTTCAATCCTGAATGCTGGCTCGGGTTAGCGGTAATTGATATTATGCAATGGAGCTTAGTTTCACCAAGAAGATTCAAGTTGATGACAAAGAATGAGGTGAGAATTTCAAATGTTTACCGTTCCCCATCCTaagtgtttacatttgtttataaATATGAACATCAGGTTGGTCCATCAACATTTTTCAGTACCAAGCTGTTTGAGGTGCATCAAATTTGCATTTGTGTACATTCGAGTtacattttattttcatttatttattttcatacaAAACTATTTTATTGCCACAAGATTATTTAACCTCAGAGATTATTTTTTCAAGCAATTTAACTATTACTTTTGTACAAGTTATAGATGCACCATATTATTTTGAGAAAGATTTTTTAACACTACCACACAAGAGAACGAATAATCAATGGAGGAAAGCGTTGCAGAGAATAATGTAAGTACATGATGGATATTCATTGGTGTCCCTTGAGGCGTTGGAGAAAACCGAAAGCCGGAAAACAAAAATACGTTACTGATAGCTTCTCCAAAGAAGCTCCGGGAGCATGGTTTGAATGTTTCACAGCTGCCACAAATATTTTAGTCTTCTTTATGTATCGATAATATACTTCTCACGTAGCGCTTTGGACGACGGCTAAAATATATATCACATTCAACTCAAAATCAACTTTTAACGGAAGCTCTATATATGCTTATAAAACATTTGGATTTCTTTGAGAGGACTGAACTTCCAACCAGCTGGTATCAGGAAGCTAACCATCAAACAATACCGTTGATTCTAGCTATCAAATGCATAATACAAAGTCATTGATACATTGAACACCAAAATCACCAGACCCTCCAAATTTTTCACTTTTATGACTGTTGATAGAATCTTTAAGTCCATTGACAACAGTTTTACTGTGATCCGGGTGCAATTGAGATTTAACCGGCATCTTTCTATAGTAATCTCAATTTCCTTTTTGCCTTCTACGGTGAAGTGTAAAGAAGCTGAATTTTACTGATTGGTGTTACACAAGCATAAAGCTGCAAAGAGATGCACTTAAACGCTAGTATCTCAAGAAGTAGCATTTCAGCAGACACTCGAGTGATATTCCGAATCTACTGATCGTTCATACGCAACTCGGCGCGGTCATATCCAACCAACCAAaaatattttacaaaacaattaACATCCATTATTCTTTTAGCACCTATTTTCAATCttaaaacattttttttcttggATCAAAAGTGACTTGGATTAATTAAAAGATTGTACTAAACCACTCCAAGTGCTCTTTAAGTTGGTCGGCAATACAAGTGGCAAATATTTAATGTCTAAATACAATCGGTTAGATGGCATGGACATAAGCAAACACAAATATTATACTAAGTTTTTGTATTCACTTATATTTTTATAGAAAAAGTGTTTCATGCCATATGATACTACCACACAACTATTTCACCTCAGATATTATTCTCATGCAATTACAGGTTATAAATGGCATATTTTGATAAAGATTTTTTCACATCgccacatacaaaaaaaaaaaatcaagtatacaGTGGTGTTAGATAATAGTATTTCCTATTGaaattgtattttcttgtttataGTCTGGGTCTTATTAGGTATTTTTGTATGTCTAGCCTAAGGCAACTGTATCTTTTGTTTTACGTCAAAGTATGTAAACATATATATAAACATAGTTTATCTCTTGGTTTTCTCACGTTGAGAAACCTATTACAATCTAAATTCTGTTTTGgtattatattatttttgttgatgttttCAGTCGTTTCACTTGGATTTATCCTATGTACACAAAATCTGACGTTATTGGTATTTTTGACGTCTTTTATCATCAAGTGCAAACTCTCTTTGGTCGAAAAATCAAAGTCTTCCAAACCGATAACGGTACTGAATATAAAAAGCTTGCTAAAATTttacaacaaaatggtacccAACGTCGCCTTACTTGCCCCCATACATTTGCTCAGAATAGTCTTGCCGAAAGACGACATCGTCACATAGTTGAAACCGGTTTAACACTTCTCTCAATGGCTTCCATTCCGCCTTGTTTTGGTATGATGCTTTCTCCACTTCTACTTATCTTATGAATCCCATTCCCTCTGTTCCTACAGGTGTTAAGTCTCCTTATGAGTTGCTCTTCAATAAAGTTCCATACTTGTTGTCTCTTCGGACTTTTGGTTGCCTATGTTTTCCCCATCTTAGAGACTATCGATCTAATAAACTTGAAACCTGATCATCTCCTTGTGCTTTTCTGGGCTATTGTGCCACTCGCAAAGGTTATAAGTGTTTGCACATTCCCA includes these proteins:
- the LOC113329631 gene encoding tropinone reductase homolog At5g06060-like, encoding IVYRIAYSFPRIQPRQILVLVECEIDIQQCLQNWREKGYTVTGTVSDATVPVDRKKLIKTISSVFGDKLNILVNNVGGAVYKDTVDYTDEDHAKVMAINFDSGYYLSKLAHPLLKASGSGSIVFITSVGGIAAAPKVSNYAACNGAIHQITKNFSFEWAKDKIRVNSVAPWFIRTGLVEHNLLVERVEDYIIARTPMRRLGDPNEVSSLVAFLCLPSASYITGQVICVDGGFTVNGFFPTQD